A stretch of Methanobacterium sp. Maddingley MBC34 DNA encodes these proteins:
- a CDS encoding malic enzyme (PFAM: Malic enzyme, NAD binding domain; Malic enzyme, N-terminal domain), which produces MFRSKEFRVKNGEKYIETDLNGIELLESAQLNKGTAFSNEEREKFSLKGLLPPSVENIEDQLLRAYRQYSLNFDTLQKNIFLNNLYNTNETLFFRLISDHIKEMMPIIYTPTAGLAIQEYSNEFRRPRGIYIAYPDLDNVSEILDNRINPVIDLIVLTDSEQILGIGDQGANGIGISVAKLVIYTIGAGINPRRMLPIMIDVGTNNTKLLNDPLYLGWRHKRISRNKYDHFVSKVIEVIKQKFPSVFLQWEDFGKEKARCNLDHYQNKICTFNDDIQGTGAVTMAAIINASKLTRTKISDHRVVIFGAGTAGCGIANQISEWMIKDGLTPQEARSHFWLLDSEGLITEDRTNLDSSKKNYARPYDEIDHWDMVSGHVNLLDVVRNVKPTILIGTSAVKGAFSREVVKTMASSVERPIIFPLSNPINLAEASPEDILNWTDGMALVAAGSPYDDVIINGENISVAQCNNAFIFPGLGLGIICSEAEKVTSGMIDISIDELSRSVKIKDDLHARLLPEVSQMQQVSKNIAVAVAKQAVKEGIARIGRDEDIEKLVNSNIWRPVYTPYKRVDHLQVNV; this is translated from the coding sequence TTGTTTAGATCTAAAGAGTTTAGAGTTAAAAATGGGGAAAAATACATTGAAACAGACCTTAATGGGATTGAACTTCTGGAATCAGCCCAGCTTAATAAAGGAACTGCATTTAGCAATGAAGAAAGGGAAAAATTTTCTTTGAAGGGACTTCTACCTCCATCTGTGGAAAACATCGAGGATCAACTGCTAAGAGCTTACAGACAGTACTCCTTAAACTTTGATACTTTACAAAAGAACATATTTCTTAATAACCTCTACAACACCAATGAAACACTCTTTTTCAGGCTCATTTCCGACCATATTAAAGAAATGATGCCTATAATTTACACTCCCACAGCAGGGTTAGCGATCCAGGAGTACAGTAACGAGTTTAGGAGACCACGTGGAATTTACATTGCTTATCCAGACCTCGATAATGTTAGTGAGATTTTAGACAATAGGATTAACCCTGTAATTGATCTTATAGTTCTGACGGATTCAGAGCAGATCCTGGGAATAGGTGACCAGGGAGCCAATGGAATCGGGATTTCAGTGGCTAAATTAGTGATTTACACCATTGGTGCAGGTATTAATCCCAGGAGAATGCTCCCCATCATGATTGATGTGGGCACCAACAACACTAAACTTCTCAATGACCCCCTATACCTTGGCTGGCGCCATAAAAGGATCAGCAGGAATAAATACGACCATTTTGTAAGTAAAGTGATTGAAGTAATTAAGCAAAAGTTTCCAAGCGTGTTCCTACAATGGGAGGATTTTGGAAAGGAAAAAGCCAGATGCAACCTGGACCATTACCAAAATAAAATTTGCACATTCAATGATGATATACAGGGCACTGGAGCTGTTACAATGGCCGCAATCATTAATGCATCCAAATTAACCCGGACCAAAATATCTGATCATCGAGTGGTGATTTTTGGTGCTGGAACAGCAGGATGTGGAATAGCCAATCAAATATCAGAATGGATGATAAAAGATGGGCTCACTCCACAGGAAGCCCGATCTCATTTTTGGCTTCTGGATAGTGAAGGACTGATAACAGAAGATAGAACGAACTTAGATTCTTCTAAAAAGAATTATGCTCGCCCTTATGATGAAATTGATCATTGGGATATGGTCAGTGGACATGTAAACCTTTTAGATGTAGTACGCAACGTTAAACCCACTATTCTCATTGGAACATCCGCTGTAAAGGGTGCTTTTTCCAGAGAAGTTGTAAAAACAATGGCTTCATCTGTAGAGAGGCCCATAATTTTCCCTCTTTCCAATCCCATTAACCTGGCCGAGGCCAGCCCAGAAGATATACTTAACTGGACAGATGGAATGGCACTGGTTGCCGCAGGAAGTCCCTATGATGATGTTATTATCAATGGTGAAAATATATCTGTTGCTCAGTGCAACAATGCTTTTATCTTCCCTGGATTAGGATTGGGTATAATTTGTTCGGAAGCTGAGAAAGTGACCTCTGGAATGATTGATATTAGCATTGATGAATTAAGTCGTTCAGTTAAGATTAAAGATGATCTTCATGCACGTTTACTTCCTGAAGTTTCTCAGATGCAACAAGTGAGTAAAAATATAGCAGTTGCTGTAGCCAAACAGGCAGTGAAGGAAGGAATTGCTAGAATTGGGCGAGATGA